The Arachis ipaensis cultivar K30076 chromosome B10, Araip1.1, whole genome shotgun sequence DNA window tcatttaatttgtttttgttGCACAGACATTGGATGATTGTATTAGATGGTGGTCAGAGCAGATAGATATTTTGAATCAACAAAAGGAGGATTTGGGTTTTCTTAGAGGCATTGTTGCTGCCTTCAAAGAACAAATTCACACCGATATACTTGTTAGCCCAGGTGGCCATGGTCTTCCAATACCTGCACATAAGTCTGTATTGGTCAGTTCgcttctctctgttttcttttccCTGTTTAATGCCACCATTCATGCTTTCCTTCTTGCTCAAGTTACTTCTTAAGTATTAACATCATTTTCTTTATTAGAAATTTGTAAGTTTTATAAAAGATTGATCACACactcctttcaaaacaataaaaaaaaaaagtgtaattGTCATTTTTTAATATAGAAGAACAATTTTACCTTATAAAAGATTTAATTGAAGATTTACTTTATAGTTTGACATTAAAAGAAATTCTAGAGACCTAACATTTTTTAGTGAGATGTTAATTAACACgccaaattttttataatttatgaatttctGAATATATATGaatttcagcatcatttgaatcTACATTACACAAAATCTGCATATAGATTAACAAAAAATATATGAAGAAAATAtaagaattcaaaatttttatagCCAACTTTCAAATATTGATTTAAATGTtaatatgaattaaaaataaaatttcaaaaagacACTTGGGTGATATTAATCGATAAATAGTTAATTCTagtaaaaatatatacatattgaCCGAAAAATTATTATCCAACTAACTAATAACGAAGCTCGCTCTTAAATATTAGTAATAACAAACTTTGTTATGTGGAATTGTAATGATATAGGCAACAAGATCAGAAATCTTTAAGAACATGCTTGAGTGTGATGAATGCAAAGCAGCACCCAATAACCAAACCATAACCATACCAGACCTGAACCATGAAGAGCTATCATCTCTACTAGAGTTCCTCTACAGCGGCACACTACCTGAAGAAACAATCGCAAAGGATGTCTACGCCTTATCGCGCGCCGCCGATAAGTACGCCATCCCACATTTGTTAAGGCACTGCGAGAGGTATTTGCTGAGTTCACTCCACACTTCCAATGCACTCGAGACGCTTGAGATCGCCGACGTGTGTTCCAGTCACAATTTGAAGGAGACAACGTTGGTTTTCTTAGTTAAGAACATTGAGCATGTTGTGTCATCGCCTAGGTTTGAAGCTTTTGTCCATAGGAATCCACATTTAACTGTGCAATTGGTTTCAAGGGCTTTTGCAAATGGCTCCAAATAATTATGTTTGCTCTTCATTTACGTTAACTAAAGTGTTTATTAATTTgccttttctctttaatttctagtAATAAAGTAGCTATTCAATTGTATATAT harbors:
- the LOC107621772 gene encoding BTB/POZ domain-containing protein At3g56230 isoform X1, with protein sequence MDCCVCTSMPLILRPPRNSICGACYEGARTIINMINNLETEKTKQNTNPNNNNNGSLASRRNSSKTLDDCIRWWSEQIDILNQQKEDLGFLRGIVAAFKEQIHTDILVSPGGHGLPIPAHKSVLATRSEIFKNMLECDECKAAPNNQTITIPDLNHEELSSLLEFLYSGTLPEETIAKDVYALSRAADKYAIPHLLRHCERYLLSSLHTSNALETLEIADVCSSHNLKETTLVFLVKNIEHVVSSPRFEAFVHRNPHLTVQLVSRAFANGSK
- the LOC107621772 gene encoding BTB/POZ domain-containing protein At3g56230 isoform X2, whose protein sequence is MALWLQGEIPTLDDCIRWWSEQIDILNQQKEDLGFLRGIVAAFKEQIHTDILVSPGGHGLPIPAHKSVLATRSEIFKNMLECDECKAAPNNQTITIPDLNHEELSSLLEFLYSGTLPEETIAKDVYALSRAADKYAIPHLLRHCERYLLSSLHTSNALETLEIADVCSSHNLKETTLVFLVKNIEHVVSSPRFEAFVHRNPHLTVQLVSRAFANGSK